One Vulcanisaeta thermophila DNA segment encodes these proteins:
- the udp gene encoding uridine phosphorylase, with translation MSASRPMVGGKVYHLMAGPGDVAPYVLTPGDPDRVPRIAKYWNEARPVATHREYVTYTGKYRGAPISAVSTGIGGPAAAIAIEELLTLGAHTFIRVGTTGALQEWIRVGDVIINTGAVRFDGASNAYAMPEYPAVASYEVVLALVTAAEELNVRYHVGLAASTADFYVGQGRPGFNNYQPPWARDIVNTLSSMNVLNFEMEAATIYTIANVHGARAGGVMAAIANRKTNEFVPDAGVDDAIRVANEAVRILHEWDQIKQGLNLRYLTMNVIRQWIMKR, from the coding sequence ATGTCTGCGTCAAGACCCATGGTGGGCGGTAAGGTTTACCACCTAATGGCTGGTCCAGGCGATGTAGCACCCTACGTATTAACGCCAGGGGACCCTGACAGGGTGCCCAGGATAGCCAAGTACTGGAATGAGGCGAGGCCCGTGGCAACCCATAGGGAGTACGTAACATACACGGGGAAGTACAGGGGAGCCCCAATATCCGCCGTGTCCACGGGTATTGGAGGCCCCGCAGCGGCCATAGCCATTGAGGAACTACTAACCCTGGGGGCCCACACATTCATAAGGGTGGGGACCACGGGGGCCCTCCAGGAATGGATAAGGGTTGGTGATGTTATAATAAACACCGGCGCCGTGAGGTTCGACGGCGCGAGCAACGCCTACGCAATGCCCGAGTACCCGGCTGTGGCCAGTTACGAGGTTGTCCTGGCGTTGGTAACGGCGGCTGAGGAACTAAATGTTAGGTATCACGTGGGGTTGGCGGCATCCACGGCGGACTTCTACGTGGGGCAGGGAAGGCCTGGGTTTAATAATTACCAGCCGCCATGGGCCAGGGACATAGTTAATACGTTATCCTCAATGAACGTGCTCAACTTCGAGATGGAGGCAGCCACAATATACACAATAGCCAATGTGCACGGGGCCAGGGCAGGTGGGGTCATGGCAGCCATAGCCAACAGGAAAACCAATGAATTCGTACCAGACGCGGGTGTTGATGACGCCATAAGGGTGGCTAATGAAGCCGTTAGGATACTACACGAGTGGGACCAGATTAAGCAGGGCCTTAACCTGAGGTACCTCACAATGAATGTGATTAGACAGTGGATAATGAAGCGATGA
- a CDS encoding MFS transporter, whose protein sequence is MPVITDQQRRLILTTTSIGAFLTPFTSTILSFIIPVLGRTFHASLYLLVYVPIVFLIPLASLMVLLGRLADLRGRVLFFRIGFILYLVGSLIGYLAPNVYVLIVSSLIMGLGSSILSPGTAAIVSQVYPTRRRGFALGINAMAVYLGLTSAPFVGGLITEFLGWRANLLISFVMALLGLLISLFSMRNVEFRLGHVGIDYLGSATFTTALVAVTTYLILGNIYGWVHLIYLLIIGLLSLALFVYIEDRVTNPMLDLSMFTKNIMFAAGNITALLNYISTFSIPFLFSLYLQSLLGFSPFMAGLVLVAEPVFMAALSPFSGSLSDRYSPRVIAALGMGIIGVALTLLAVLNTHQLINIVIPLSILGIGFGLFSAPNTNSVMGSVPPDRYGIASGVLGTMRFTGQLLSITLASSVLIHYIGAYASLYLFTGVLPSSVAVTGDFMMGLRITLAISAVLSFIGVYTSLLTR, encoded by the coding sequence ATGCCCGTAATCACTGATCAACAAAGAAGGCTCATACTGACGACCACGTCCATAGGCGCCTTCCTGACCCCATTCACATCAACAATACTCTCATTCATAATACCAGTCCTGGGGAGGACTTTCCACGCCTCGCTTTACCTGTTGGTTTACGTGCCCATTGTATTCCTAATACCACTGGCATCCCTGATGGTGTTGCTGGGTAGGCTGGCTGATTTGAGGGGTAGGGTTTTGTTCTTCAGGATTGGCTTCATCCTCTACCTGGTGGGTTCGTTGATTGGTTACCTGGCGCCAAATGTCTATGTATTAATAGTCTCATCCCTCATAATGGGCCTTGGCTCATCAATACTCTCACCGGGAACCGCCGCAATAGTTAGCCAGGTCTACCCCACCAGGCGCCGTGGATTTGCACTGGGGATTAACGCCATGGCCGTTTACCTGGGGCTCACCTCGGCACCATTCGTGGGTGGTTTAATCACGGAGTTCCTGGGGTGGAGGGCTAACCTACTCATAAGCTTCGTAATGGCCCTCCTGGGACTCCTCATATCCCTATTCTCAATGCGCAACGTGGAATTTAGGCTGGGTCATGTGGGTATTGATTACCTGGGTTCGGCAACATTCACCACGGCCCTGGTGGCCGTGACCACATACTTAATACTAGGTAATATTTATGGTTGGGTTCACTTAATCTATCTATTAATAATTGGTTTATTATCACTGGCATTGTTCGTGTACATTGAGGATAGGGTTACGAACCCCATGCTCGACCTATCAATGTTCACAAAGAACATAATGTTCGCCGCGGGTAACATAACGGCGCTCCTTAATTACATCAGCACCTTCTCCATACCATTCCTATTCTCACTATACCTACAATCACTGCTTGGTTTCTCCCCCTTCATGGCCGGGTTAGTGCTTGTTGCCGAGCCTGTGTTCATGGCCGCGTTATCACCATTTAGTGGCTCATTATCAGATAGGTACTCGCCCAGGGTGATTGCTGCCCTGGGCATGGGCATCATAGGCGTGGCTCTAACTTTATTGGCGGTTTTAAACACCCACCAACTAATCAACATAGTGATACCACTATCAATACTCGGCATTGGCTTCGGGCTCTTCTCGGCACCTAACACGAACTCAGTCATGGGTTCGGTACCACCTGATAGGTATGGCATAGCCTCGGGTGTCCTGGGCACGATGAGGTTCACCGGGCAGTTGTTGAGTATAACATTGGCGAGCTCAGTACTCATTCACTACATAGGTGCGTACGCATCCCTTTACCTATTCACTGGGGTTTTGCCCTCGAGTGTTGCAGTGACGGGCGACTTCATGATGGGTCTCAGGATAACCCTGGCAATATCCGCAGTGCTCAGCTTCATTGGCGTTTACACGTCATTACTGACCCGTTGA
- a CDS encoding protein-L-isoaspartate(D-aspartate) O-methyltransferase — protein sequence MINYSEARARLVMDLVNEGFITSKAVERAMLTVPREEFLPSYLRLYAYEDYPLEVMYKQTISAPHMVAMMCELLNLRPGLKVLEVGTGTGYHAAVVAEVMERRGEVYTIEYYPGLALYAVQNLAKLGYLNVVRVFVGDGSRGLPQYAPFDRILVTAAAPKVPPKLLEQLSDDGIMVIPLEEGRIHQVLYVVTKEKGVVRMKPVIPVSFVRMRYTESGE from the coding sequence ATGATTAATTATAGTGAGGCTAGGGCTAGGCTTGTGATGGATTTGGTTAATGAGGGCTTCATTACCAGTAAGGCTGTGGAGAGGGCGATGCTCACTGTGCCCAGGGAGGAATTCCTACCAAGCTACCTGAGGCTCTATGCCTATGAGGATTACCCGCTTGAGGTTATGTATAAGCAGACCATATCCGCACCGCACATGGTGGCCATGATGTGCGAGCTCCTGAACCTAAGGCCTGGGCTTAAGGTCCTCGAGGTGGGTACGGGCACTGGTTACCACGCCGCAGTGGTTGCCGAGGTCATGGAGAGGAGGGGGGAGGTTTACACCATTGAGTATTACCCAGGGCTTGCCCTATACGCCGTTCAGAACCTGGCGAAGCTCGGTTATCTCAATGTTGTGAGGGTTTTTGTTGGTGATGGGTCGAGGGGTTTACCCCAGTACGCGCCCTTTGATAGGATTTTGGTGACCGCCGCGGCGCCCAAAGTACCTCCAAAGCTCCTTGAGCAGTTGAGTGATGATGGGATCATGGTGATACCCCTTGAGGAGGGGAGGATACACCAGGTTCTTTACGTGGTGACTAAGGAGAAGGGTGTTGTTAGGATGAAACCCGTCATCCCCGTCTCCTTCGTGAGGATGAGGTACACGGAGTCGGGGGAATAA
- a CDS encoding DUF779 domain-containing protein, with protein sequence MFDISIEYGDDVKELIRNMREKYGDIIIILGHGCCSPTEPEIYRTSDFIVGSDYVEVGRVEGVPFYIERNLAESYNGWVLTLKVEPLNGAVDDSFSLDVLEGVRLRLGFKKFKLSLPKNLAME encoded by the coding sequence GTGTTTGATATTAGTATTGAGTATGGGGATGATGTTAAGGAATTGATAAGGAACATGAGGGAGAAGTATGGTGACATAATCATAATACTGGGCCATGGGTGCTGCTCCCCAACTGAGCCTGAGATCTACCGCACCAGTGATTTCATAGTTGGTAGTGATTATGTGGAGGTGGGTAGGGTTGAGGGTGTGCCCTTTTACATTGAACGTAACCTGGCGGAGTCATACAATGGGTGGGTACTCACGCTGAAGGTGGAGCCCCTCAACGGTGCTGTTGATGATTCCTTTTCGCTGGATGTTCTTGAGGGTGTGAGGCTTAGGCTTGGGTTTAAGAAATTTAAACTATCATTGCCCAAGAACCTGGCCATGGAGTAA
- a CDS encoding aldehyde dehydrogenase family protein — translation MVSVSYGKYTVELPVRVKLFIDGEEVPSSRGRTFTRENPAHIDQTLAIVEEASIDDLNRAVDIAREVFDKDKYSWVTNYRQRIRILYKTAEILREEAERIAMTVALENGMPMRQAKSHVLAAADVFEFYAGLADKLYGESIVLNNGNVTLLFKEPVGVVAAVSPWNFPLTQAARKIAPALAAGCTVVWKPASYTPMSAMEIYRALAKAGLPKGVVNVVYGPGATVGNELVKHPKVDYVSFTGETTTGKLIMQQAAAGIKRIGLELGGKNPGLVFEDANIEEAVRAIVFGGLRNAGQACGAISRVLVHESVHDKLVSRLVEVSKSLVIGEPLDDNTDMGPLISKAQEEKVLSYIQFGKEAGFKVALDGGKLSGGIYDKGYFVSPVIFDNVDPKSRLAQEEIFGPVIAVIPFRTEQEAIEIANNVIYGLTASIFTKDPARALRVARKLQAGTVWINDAYTQPVEGIWGGYKQSGIGRELGLYGLEEFLEIKQVYVDTTGSLDRPHWRTVMKIDKL, via the coding sequence ATGGTTTCCGTATCATATGGAAAATACACAGTGGAATTACCTGTAAGGGTTAAGTTGTTTATAGATGGTGAGGAGGTACCCTCAAGCAGGGGAAGAACCTTCACGAGGGAGAACCCGGCGCATATTGACCAGACGCTGGCTATTGTTGAGGAGGCCTCCATAGATGACCTAAACAGGGCCGTGGATATTGCCAGGGAGGTTTTCGATAAGGATAAGTATTCCTGGGTCACTAATTATAGGCAGAGGATAAGGATCCTTTACAAGACCGCGGAGATCCTCAGGGAGGAGGCTGAGAGGATTGCGATGACCGTGGCCCTTGAGAACGGCATGCCCATGAGGCAGGCAAAGTCCCATGTGCTAGCCGCAGCGGATGTCTTTGAGTTCTACGCGGGGCTTGCGGATAAGCTTTACGGCGAATCCATCGTGTTGAATAATGGGAATGTAACGCTCCTATTTAAGGAGCCTGTGGGCGTGGTGGCCGCGGTGTCCCCATGGAACTTCCCACTGACCCAGGCAGCCCGTAAGATAGCCCCGGCCCTGGCCGCTGGTTGTACGGTGGTTTGGAAACCAGCCAGTTACACACCCATGTCCGCCATGGAGATATACAGGGCGTTGGCCAAGGCGGGCCTGCCCAAGGGCGTGGTCAATGTTGTGTATGGTCCAGGGGCTACTGTTGGTAATGAGTTGGTTAAGCATCCAAAGGTTGACTACGTGAGCTTCACGGGGGAGACCACCACGGGTAAGCTCATAATGCAGCAGGCAGCCGCTGGTATTAAGAGGATTGGGCTTGAGCTTGGCGGTAAGAACCCAGGGCTTGTCTTTGAGGATGCCAATATTGAGGAGGCTGTCAGGGCTATAGTCTTTGGTGGGTTGAGAAATGCTGGGCAGGCGTGTGGTGCCATATCTAGGGTCCTGGTTCACGAGAGCGTTCATGATAAGCTTGTGAGTAGGCTTGTTGAGGTTTCCAAGTCCCTCGTCATTGGCGAACCCCTCGATGATAACACGGACATGGGACCACTGATCTCTAAGGCGCAGGAGGAGAAGGTGCTTAGTTACATACAGTTTGGCAAGGAGGCCGGCTTCAAAGTGGCTTTAGACGGTGGTAAACTGAGCGGTGGTATTTATGATAAGGGTTACTTCGTCAGCCCCGTGATATTCGATAACGTGGACCCCAAGTCCAGACTTGCCCAGGAGGAGATCTTCGGGCCCGTCATAGCTGTGATACCCTTCAGGACCGAGCAGGAGGCCATTGAGATAGCGAATAATGTGATTTACGGACTCACGGCCTCAATCTTCACAAAGGACCCAGCAAGGGCCCTTAGGGTGGCTAGGAAGTTGCAGGCGGGTACCGTCTGGATTAATGACGCATACACACAACCAGTGGAGGGTATTTGGGGTGGGTACAAGCAGAGCGGTATTGGGCGTGAGCTGGGGCTCTATGGTCTTGAGGAGTTCCTGGAGATTAAGCAGGTCTATGTTGATACCACAGGTAGCCTAGACCGCCCGCACTGGCGTACTGTGATGAAAATTGACAAGTTATGA
- the cysS gene encoding cysteine--tRNA ligase, with the protein MNIYNTASRSIERLTLQRPGLVRIYTCGLTPYDSMHVGHARVFVFFDIFRRYLEYLGLEVRFVTNFTDIDDKIINRARQEFGDNLINRWYEVPSRYIREFFDAMDKLYIKRAYAYPKVTENINDMIKWIQDLVNRGLAYVSPDGSVYFDITRVPRYGEFSGQRIEELIAGARVQPEPGKKNPLDFALWKSWSEGEPWWSSPWSPGRPGWHLECVVMSSKYLGVPFDIHGGGQDLIFPHHENEIAIARVYYGIDYFARYWVHVGLVTIKGQKMSKSLGNIIPIMDVLSKYDGEVLRLYYAMTQYRKPMDFDPDALGNIRNALMSLYAAYDELLEVINEAPETGGRDQELLTRVNNFINSFEASMNNDMNTGEAVASLMEFSRYITSNVIYNAEHYSKQALTKALEGFMDLAGIIGLLNRTKLSPTLMNLVTALINVRSQLRARKMYDLADQIRDELGKLGVVVSDVGNKTYWYIDRDRIK; encoded by the coding sequence ATAAACATTTACAACACGGCGTCTAGGAGCATCGAGAGGCTAACCCTGCAGAGGCCTGGTTTGGTTAGGATTTACACCTGTGGGCTCACACCCTATGACTCAATGCACGTGGGGCATGCCAGGGTCTTCGTGTTTTTCGACATATTCAGGCGTTACCTGGAGTACCTGGGCCTTGAGGTTAGGTTTGTCACGAACTTCACGGACATTGATGATAAGATCATAAACAGGGCTAGGCAGGAGTTTGGGGATAACCTCATCAATAGGTGGTATGAGGTGCCCAGTAGGTACATTAGGGAGTTCTTCGATGCCATGGATAAACTATACATTAAGAGGGCCTATGCATACCCGAAGGTCACCGAGAACATTAACGACATGATCAAGTGGATCCAGGACCTAGTTAATAGGGGGCTGGCCTACGTGAGCCCAGACGGGTCCGTGTACTTCGACATAACCAGGGTGCCCAGGTATGGTGAGTTCTCGGGTCAGAGGATTGAGGAGTTGATAGCTGGGGCCAGGGTACAGCCAGAACCTGGTAAGAAAAACCCACTGGACTTTGCACTTTGGAAGTCCTGGAGCGAGGGCGAGCCTTGGTGGAGTAGTCCCTGGAGCCCGGGGAGGCCTGGTTGGCACCTGGAGTGCGTGGTTATGTCCAGTAAGTACCTAGGAGTACCCTTTGACATACACGGTGGTGGCCAGGACCTGATATTCCCACACCATGAGAATGAGATCGCAATAGCCAGGGTTTACTACGGCATAGACTACTTCGCCAGGTACTGGGTCCATGTGGGGCTCGTTACCATTAAGGGGCAGAAGATGAGTAAGTCCCTGGGGAACATAATACCCATAATGGACGTACTCAGTAAGTACGATGGTGAGGTACTGAGGCTATACTACGCCATGACCCAGTACAGGAAGCCCATGGACTTCGACCCAGACGCCCTGGGCAACATAAGGAATGCACTAATGAGCCTATACGCGGCGTATGATGAATTACTCGAGGTAATAAACGAAGCCCCCGAGACCGGGGGTAGGGACCAGGAGTTACTAACCAGGGTCAACAACTTCATAAACTCCTTCGAGGCATCCATGAATAATGACATGAACACTGGCGAGGCCGTGGCATCACTAATGGAGTTCTCCAGGTACATAACATCAAACGTAATTTACAATGCAGAGCACTACTCAAAGCAGGCTTTGACGAAGGCCCTGGAGGGCTTCATGGACCTAGCCGGAATAATAGGTTTACTCAACAGGACCAAGTTATCGCCCACCCTAATGAACCTGGTGACGGCCCTCATTAATGTTAGGTCACAGTTAAGGGCTAGGAAGATGTACGACCTCGCTGACCAAATAAGGGATGAACTCGGCAAACTGGGTGTGGTGGTGAGTGATGTGGGTAATAAGACCTACTGGTACATTGACAGGGACAGGATTAAGTAA